Within the Mycobacterium gordonae genome, the region TGCACCGGGGCAACATGTTTGGTACCCGCCCGCCCGATCCCGTCACTGGCGCCGGTCACCACCACCCACGGTCGGTACTTCTCGCGCTTGGTCATGCCCGGCTTCCGGTCGGGTGGGCCGGCAGCACGGCGAGCACGAACAACGCTCCGGCCAGGCAGACCGCTGCGGCGGTCAGGCAGCCGGCACTCATGCCCGACAGGAATGCATCGCTGACCGTCGCGCGGACAGTACCCGCGATCGGAGCCGGAGATTGGCCCGCCACGGCCAGCCCCTGCGCCAGGCCGTCCTGCGCAGCGGATTGGGCCGCGCGCGGTAGCTCCTGCAGCGCTTGGCTTTCGGTGAGGTGACGGATATAGAGAGTAGAGAACACGCTGCCGATGACCGCGACGCCGAGGGTGCCGCCTACCTGACGGGTGGCGTCGTTGACGGCCGACCCGGCACCGGCCTGCTCGGGCCGGACCACTCCCATGATGGAGTCGGTAGCCGGCGCGGTGGTCAGGCCCAACCCGCCGCCCAGCAGCACCATCTGTGCGGCCATCTCCAGATAACTGACACTCAAGTCGCACGTGCTGATCCAGGCAAAGGACGCGGCCATCATCAGGAGTCCAAGGAAAACAACCACTTTGGTGCCGATTCGACTGACTGCGAGCCTGGTGCCCAGAACCGATCCGACGGCGATCGACAGAGCGACCGGCAAGATCCGCACGCCGGTGCCCAGCGGCCCGAATCCTTGAAGCTGCTGCATGAACTGGGTGATCAGAAAGATGAACCCGAACAGGGCGAAGAATGCCACCGTGACCGCCCCACTTGCCGCGCTGAACCGCAGATTGGTGAACAACATGACGTCGATGAGCGGGTCGCGCTGCCGTCGCTCCCACAGGGCAAAGCCCACGCCTGCCGCCAAAGCCAGAGCGAAGCCGCCCAGCGTCCGCGCGGAACTCCACCCCTGTTCCGGCGCTTCGATGATGGTGTAGACCAGGGCGCCCAGCATCACCACCGAGAGCAGCAGCCCGCCCCGGTCGAGGCGCGAGTCGGGGTCGGGTTTGGAGGCGGGGATGACGACGGGCGCAGCGAGCGCCGCCGCGAGGGCGATAGGCGCCAGCGCCAGGAAAAGGCTGCCCCACCAGAACATTTCGAGCAGCGCGCCGCCGAGGATCGGGCCCACCGCCACTCCCAGGCCGGTGACCGCGCCCCATAGCCCGATCGCGACCGCCCGCTGACGAGGCTCCCGGAAGGTGTCGGTGATGATGGCCAGCGTGGTCGGATAGATCAGCGCCGATGCCACGCCCATCACCACCCGCATCGCGGTCAGAGATCCCGTCGTGGTGCACAGCGCCGCGCCCACGCTGCTCAGCGCGAAGAGGACGAGCCCGCCGATCAGCGTCCCGCGGCGCCCGAACTTGTCCCCGATGGTGCCACCGGCCAGCACCAGCGCGGCGAACGCCAGATTGTAAGCGTCGACAATCCATTGCAGGCCGCGCGTCGAGGCACCAAGCGCCGAATTAAGGGTTGGCAGTGCGACATTGACGATCGTGGTTTCCACATTGATCGCCAGGGACGCCACCAGGACGACAGCCAGGATAGCGGCGGGACGGACCCGCGCCGGCGGGGGCTTGATATCGGAACGTTCGGGGGTGTTGATGGTCATCGGGCGTCCGCCTTATGTTGACAGCAGTAACATCGGCAAGCATGCCAGCGTAAGTTATCGCTGTCAACATGGCGGGGTCTAGCGGATACCGTCCTGGACGACGTCGAGGAGGCGGTCGGTGATCAACTGCTTGCGGTCGGCGTCCGCTGCGGCCAGTGGTCCGTCGAGGTATAGCGAGGACAGGCCGTGCACGGCCGCCCATGCGGCTTCGTCGAGTCCGTCGCGCCGGCTCGGCGTGAGGACGCCGGTGGCGACGAGATCGTCGATGCAGCCACTGAGAATCTGGAACGGATGACGGTCGAGTGCTACGACCGGGTCGGTCTGTTGTGGTCCGCCAGGGGCGAATGCCGTTCGGAACAAGCCAGGTTCGGCCAGGGCGAAATCCACATAGGCCTGCCCGGTGGCCCGCAACCGTGCCACGGCACGCCGATTGCGCGGGCCGCGATTGGGCACCGAGGCGATCGACTCCACCATCGCCTCGCCCAGCAGTGTCATCGCGTACACCTGGACCGCCCCCAACAACGCCTGCCGGTCCGAATAGTGGCGGTAGGCGGCGGCGTTACTCACTCCGGCCGCGCGCTGCACGTCGCGTAACACGACCGCGTCGGGCCCGCCGGCCCGGGCCAGCGTCACGGCATGATCCAGCAGTGCCTGCCGCAGGTTGCCGTGGTGGTACGAGCCGGATGCCATGTTGACAAGTTTTACATCCAAAGGGTTCGCAAACCGGCGCTTACCTCACGCGGCGCGCCGGTACTCCGCCGTGCTGCGGTTGGTCACCGCACGTAGTGGTTGCCAGCGGAACATGCCGGCGCCTTGCGAATAAGAGAGGTGACCGCCGAGGGCGCCGCCGACACCGATCGCGGTCAACCCCAGCAGGGTGAACAGGCGGGCCGCCCGGCACCGGCCTTTGCGATAGGCCCGGTAGGACAGCGAGAATATAACCACACCAACACCATTGGATGCAGCGTGGACTAGGCCCACCCGGCCAGCACGGTGGGCGGCGGCGCAGCGAGCCCGGTGGCGACGAGCCGGCGGGCTGCCGTGGTGTCCCCGAAGACGATGTCCAGGACGGCCGAGGTCATCCAGGCGCCGATCGGCAGCGTGATCAACAGTGGGTGCACCGGGTGCCCGAGCCACGAGCCGCGCAGGGCTCCCGCCAGGCCGTGACGGCCCAGCACTTGTTCGGCGATATGGGAGGCTGTCTCGGTCGTTCCGTCGAGAACCTCGAACTCCTCGACACGGCTCAGGGCACCATGCAGGTTCATCGCGGTGGTCTACCCGGTTGCGTGACGTCCAATCAGCGGCCCTAGATCGGAGCCTGTTTCAGGACAGGGATCGTTCCGTAGTCCGGAACGATGCGACGTCACCCGATGCCGAGTTGCCGAAGTAACGGTTAAACGACACCAGACCGGGGCAAGCTGATGACCACTTCGACATCCCCAGCGGCAAGAGGGATTTCGTGACGGGACGACGATGAGCGCCACCACTGGTTTGGGTAGCTCCATCGCCGGCCAGTTGAGCGGCCCGCTGGCAGTGGTCGCAGGCTTCGCCCGGATGGCGGCCCTGACCGGCAAGGCGCTTTCTCGCCGACGTCCGGGATGCCCGACCATCCGCGCCCGGGGGCGGGTGTGCGACGATCGACGATGTGACCGACTCTGTCGTCGAGATGATGAATACCGCTCTGTCATCGACCATCCCGATCGCCGAACACATGGGTGTCCGGATCGTCGAGGCTCGGCGCGGTTTCGCCGCTGCCAGCGTTCCGGTCGAGGGCAACGGCAACCACTTCGGTGTCATCTACGCCGGCGTTCAATTCACCGTCGCTGAAGTGCTGGGCGGCATCATCGCGCTGTCCACCTTCGATGCGAGCAAGTATTTCCCACTGGTGAAGAACGTCGACATCTCGTTTAAGGCGATGGCCAGCACCCCGCTGCGGGCGGAGGCGCAGCTGGACGAGGAGACCATTGCACGCGTGGAAGCCGAGGCCGCTGAGCGGGGCAAGTCCGACTACATACTGGACGCGGTCGTCACCGATGCCAACGGCACTGTGGTGGCGAAGACCCACGGGCTTTATCAGCTGCGCGCACATCGCAGCTGACGTGTTATCGCGTGTCGAGCTGGAAAAGGCGAGCGGCGTTGTCGTGCAGTACTTTTCGTAGCCATTCGTCGTCGACACCCGGCAGACGCGTCAGGACGCGCATCGCCTCGATGAAGCCGTAGGGGATGTTCGGAAAGTCGCTGCCGAACAGGATGCGGTCGGCATGCGCGCGTAGCCGCCCGTGCTCAGAGCGCGGAAACGGCATCGTCTCTTCGATGAACGGCGTGAAAGCCATGGTGGTGTCGAGTCGTACCTCTGGATAACGCTCGACCAGGCCGAGGAAATCGCCGTACTCGGGCATGCCCATGTGCGCGACGATCAGACGCAGTCGAGGGTGGCGCGCCAGTAACGTCGTGACCGGCCCGGGGCCGGTGTATCTGCCTGGAGCGGGGCCGGACCCGCAGTGCATGACGACCGGAATCGCGGCATCTTCGATGACGCCCCACGCCGGGTCGAGCAACGCGTCGGTGGGATCGTACTGGCCGACCTGAATGTGCGCCTTGAAGACTCTCACGCCCGCGTCGACCGCCCGACAGACGTAGGATTCGACGCCCGGTTCCGGGTATAGCGTTGCCGTGTGCAGGCAGTCCGGCGTGGCAGCGGCGAAGCCGGTCGCCCACTCGTTGAGCCAGGCCGCCATCTGCGGTTTGTGGGGATAGACCAGTGAGGTGAACGCCCGTACCCCGAAGTCGCGTAGCGTCTCCAATCGGCGCTGCTCGTTGGTGCGGTAGGTGACCGGCCAGGTGCGGCCCACCAGTGGCCCGGCTTCGTCGAAGTACTTCCAGACTTTGTCCATGACCGACTTGGGCATGAAATGCGTGTGCACATCGACGATGCCGGGCAGCCCGAGTGCCTGCCACATCTGACGTACGGCTTCAGTCTCATCCATCGTCAGCCAGGATGGCAGGCCCCCGGCTGACTGGGACGGGGAGGGCCTACCCGACCGGTCGCAGTGGGCTCACTCGTGGCGGACCGGAATGGGTGGCATGCCAATCGCGTTCGACGCGCATGACGCGATGGTGCTCCACCGCCAGCCAGGCGAGGCCTCCGGCGATCGCCAGCACGGCGACCACGCCACACGTGAGCAGCCACTCGTGGTGCCGGTAGGCCGCCGCCGCCACACCGGCGGCGAGTGAGATCACACCGAGCACGATCGACGAGATACCCGGCCAGCTGTAGCGGTCGATGAAGTATTCGCCGGTGTGTGGGCAGGTGGTGCGGAAATGGTCAGTGGGATCTTTGGTGCTGCACATGATTACCTCCGTGGTTGTGCTCTTTCGAAGAGGTACTCACCGTGCGGCAGGCCACCAACCCCCGTCCGAGTGATCTGTCGGGTGACCGCGAATCGGTTGCGCCGTCAGACCGTGAAACCGCCGTCGACGTTGATGTTAGCTCCGGTGATGTACCCGGCCTCGGGGCCGGACAGGAAGCTCACCATAGCGGCGACGTCGGAGGTGTGGCCGTAGCGTCCGAGCGCGGAAACCAGCTTGAGGCTCTCGGCGAACTCGCCTTCGGCGGGATTCATTGCGGTGTCGATCGGGCCGGGTTGAACGTTGTTGACCGTGATACCGCGCGGGCCGAGCTCACGCGCCAGTCCACGGGTGAAAGACGACACCGCGCCTTTGGTCAGCGCGTACACCGAAAGCCCGGGCCCGGGTACTCGGTCGGCGTTGATGCTGCCGATGTTGATGATCCGCGCGCCCTCGCCGAGATGCGCGACAGCGCTGCGCACGGTCCAGTACACGCCACCGATGTTGACGGCGACGACGCGGTCGAACTGCTCGGCGGGAAACTCGTCGATCGGGGCCAGGTAGGCGGTACCGGCGTTGTTGACCAGCACGTCCAGGCCGCCGAGTTCGGTCACCGCCTGTTCGACGGCCGTCGAGATCTGGCCCGGATCGGCCGCGTCGGCCTGTATGGCAACTGCCTTGCCTCCGTTGTCCGCCACTTCAGCGACGAGCTTCTCGGCGTCGCTCGCCGACGCCGCGTAGGTGAACGCCACCGTGGCACCGTCCGCGGTGAGCCGCCGCACGATCTGGGCACCGATGCCGCGGGAGCCTC harbors:
- a CDS encoding 3-oxoacyl-ACP reductase family protein produces the protein MSMTLAGKRALVTGGSRGIGAQIVRRLTADGATVAFTYAASASDAEKLVAEVADNGGKAVAIQADAADPGQISTAVEQAVTELGGLDVLVNNAGTAYLAPIDEFPAEQFDRVVAVNIGGVYWTVRSAVAHLGEGARIINIGSINADRVPGPGLSVYALTKGAVSSFTRGLARELGPRGITVNNVQPGPIDTAMNPAEGEFAESLKLVSALGRYGHTSDVAAMVSFLSGPEAGYITGANINVDGGFTV
- the usfY gene encoding protein UsfY, coding for MCSTKDPTDHFRTTCPHTGEYFIDRYSWPGISSIVLGVISLAAGVAAAAYRHHEWLLTCGVVAVLAIAGGLAWLAVEHHRVMRVERDWHATHSGPPRVSPLRPVG
- a CDS encoding amidohydrolase family protein, with the protein product MDETEAVRQMWQALGLPGIVDVHTHFMPKSVMDKVWKYFDEAGPLVGRTWPVTYRTNEQRRLETLRDFGVRAFTSLVYPHKPQMAAWLNEWATGFAAATPDCLHTATLYPEPGVESYVCRAVDAGVRVFKAHIQVGQYDPTDALLDPAWGVIEDAAIPVVMHCGSGPAPGRYTGPGPVTTLLARHPRLRLIVAHMGMPEYGDFLGLVERYPEVRLDTTMAFTPFIEETMPFPRSEHGRLRAHADRILFGSDFPNIPYGFIEAMRVLTRLPGVDDEWLRKVLHDNAARLFQLDTR
- a CDS encoding TetR/AcrR family transcriptional regulator translates to MASGSYHHGNLRQALLDHAVTLARAGGPDAVVLRDVQRAAGVSNAAAYRHYSDRQALLGAVQVYAMTLLGEAMVESIASVPNRGPRNRRAVARLRATGQAYVDFALAEPGLFRTAFAPGGPQQTDPVVALDRHPFQILSGCIDDLVATGVLTPSRRDGLDEAAWAAVHGLSSLYLDGPLAAADADRKQLITDRLLDVVQDGIR
- a CDS encoding MFS transporter is translated as MTINTPERSDIKPPPARVRPAAILAVVLVASLAINVETTIVNVALPTLNSALGASTRGLQWIVDAYNLAFAALVLAGGTIGDKFGRRGTLIGGLVLFALSSVGAALCTTTGSLTAMRVVMGVASALIYPTTLAIITDTFREPRQRAVAIGLWGAVTGLGVAVGPILGGALLEMFWWGSLFLALAPIALAAALAAPVVIPASKPDPDSRLDRGGLLLSVVMLGALVYTIIEAPEQGWSSARTLGGFALALAAGVGFALWERRQRDPLIDVMLFTNLRFSAASGAVTVAFFALFGFIFLITQFMQQLQGFGPLGTGVRILPVALSIAVGSVLGTRLAVSRIGTKVVVFLGLLMMAASFAWISTCDLSVSYLEMAAQMVLLGGGLGLTTAPATDSIMGVVRPEQAGAGSAVNDATRQVGGTLGVAVIGSVFSTLYIRHLTESQALQELPRAAQSAAQDGLAQGLAVAGQSPAPIAGTVRATVSDAFLSGMSAGCLTAAAVCLAGALFVLAVLPAHPTGSRA
- a CDS encoding PaaI family thioesterase, with protein sequence MTDSVVEMMNTALSSTIPIAEHMGVRIVEARRGFAAASVPVEGNGNHFGVIYAGVQFTVAEVLGGIIALSTFDASKYFPLVKNVDISFKAMASTPLRAEAQLDEETIARVEAEAAERGKSDYILDAVVTDANGTVVAKTHGLYQLRAHRS